cGATTAATTCtgtttattttcgttttttattaaaaaaattcgattaactgaattattaaataaataatttttatttttttaaattaaactttacacataatttattttattttgtaaattttttatattgtatataattatttttgtgttttagtCTTTTATGATTAATATGTTTGATTATGATtaaaatagaaaattaaattattaaattttttataattttttaatttaattttttaacaaaatcGATTAATTTATTTACCGATCGAAATAACCGATTTTAATCCTGTTAGGTTAATTGGGTTTTAGTGAGAATTCGGTTAGTCAACCTCCAacaatttcatattttttagtTTTGTCATTTTTCTACCACCGGTCATGTCCTCATCGGAGATTGTATCACTCGTTAAGATTTAACGTCACTCTTTTACGATCCACGTAGCCAACCATAACAAGCAACACAATGTCAAGAGCTTGACACACAAGAAATCTTCGGTAAATCACACATTTGAGTACTAGCCACATTCATGCATATTTAACCTAATATATATTTGTCAATAATTAATCAAAGTTTTGTTAATTAACTCTTATTAGCGAAACAAGGCCCAGTTAACACTCCGATAACGAGGTTAAGCCCTTGTTTAGTCATAAGCGGAAACATAACTATTTTTACAAAAACCTAACTAATAATTCTTTgtctttttttaattattacttGACAAACTTGACGTGGTTTTTCTTATATATGTATAGGATTTCGATTGACTGCGAAACGTCATTAATGTAGTAGTTTTGCAAATTATTAACTACTAAAATCGTCATTATTATAAAACTATTATATTTTTGTTACGTATATAAAATACTAAATCCATATTTTTGctcttttaataattaatatgtcTTTAATTTTTATCCCAAGTTAGTAAAGATTTACAAAAAATAATTTggctaattaaataaattagttAGGTGTTTAATTGAAGTTAAACCTCAAATACTAAATAACTTttgataaatttataaataaatttaattaaagttAAACCCCAAATACTAACCAATTTTTGTTATAtcgtgaatttttttttctaaaaatatttttaaatcaatcAATTCCATATtttacaaatatttttattatatcacTTATCTTCTTTTATTTcaattcaaaatttgataacttcaattttaaatttttttaaaagaaacatTTCCTTATTTAAGGATACAGATCACCTGCAGTTACGCGTTTGACACGACCTCCTTTTGATAGTAATAATAGGCCATTACTCAAAATCGAATTCAAGTCATATTTGATCATACATATTAGTAAAATTATGCTAGTTTAACATCAAATTCAAACTTGAAATTTCCACATTAACTTGTTTTTAAGTTCCTCCCTCCTCCCAAATTACACGTGTGTAATACAATTTTTTGTATGAACACAatcgttatttttttttttatcacgtAGAGTAAACATCGAGTCATGTATTACAATTTTGATGCTAATATACGAGACGATTCTGTATAAGTAAatatgttaaataaaaaaaaagcaaaaacaTAATCAAACATAAATCATTACTTTATGAGAGAATCATTTAGTCTCAAAAAGAATGACAAACACAATTTAGTATGTTTTCTATAAAGTAAATAAAATAGTACCTAATATTGCATAGGATCATACGGAAAAAAACCATGCCCAACTGCAATAATATTCCACGAGCTTAGCCTTTTCATTCTCATTGTGGATTTCAGTAATCGATCGATACCTACTTGTTGCAAGAGGAGATTCTGTAACATCAACTGTACTGTTATGAGGAACAAGATTTTGTTCCTAAGAGAGCTGTTAAATCGAGACAGGGCTTGTAGTCCAGTAATCTCACATCTTGTCAAATTAACTGACTTTCTGAGTTCGAATCTCATGCACatgttgtaataaaaaaaagagCTGTTAAATCACCGGTTGCTCAAGGACCATTGCCCATTGGATCTGGCAGTCAGTGGAAGACCTCGTTTCCTGaaaattattcattttaaagACTGTGTTTTGGTTTAATTTTTATTCGAATTTTGCACAAATTATTTATTACATATGATTGTCGTATATAAGAATTAAGATAGATTATGTACCTACCAgtgggaaaaaatatatattttatcaatgtttttattgattttttttattatataataattgatcagttttaaaacataatttttaGATACATATATGAATTGATTAGTTTTATTACAAAATATACATTTtcaaaaagacaaaaatttgtgtgagacggtctcacggtcgtattttgtgagacatgtcttttatttgagttatccatgaaaaaatattactttttatgttaagagattgctttttattgtgaatattggtagggttgaaccgtctcacagataaagattcgtgagatcgtctcataagagacttactcttcaaaaaattcaatttgaaTGCACGTGTATCATATGTTTTATTTACTGATCTACGCATCAATCTCATAATAGAGTATTTCTAATCGACCATCTTTATTGTTAATGTtaagtataaaaaataaatgaacTAATTAATCAGATAAAAAAAAGTCTAGCATACGGATTCCAAAAAAACTAGGTTATAAATTAAGCTCTTTGATATGCTACTAATGAGCTTACAAAAATCACCTCCTTTCTTAGTCAATCTAGATGTAATTTTTACTCCCTCGACGAATGTTAAATAAAACTATAGAGACGGTAAAACTGGCTATCTGACTCAGTATATAGGAAGAGGGGAGGGGGAAGGGGATGTacaaattcaagaaatcagctACGCATCATCAGCATCACTACCGGCCATATGGACGTTTTCAGATAACACATACTCGCTTCCATCTGGTCCCAACACCTTAAATCTGCTCAACAACCGAACTATCAAAGATCTAGAACCCCAGTGTGAAATGTATATGCATAATTATTTGCATACATACCTTTCTAGGATAAACTTTCCTTCTTTGTACTTTTGGTTCTTGTCTTGAGCAGCTTCCTATAATTAAAAACAGGAGAGTATCTGAGAATTAATCGCGTGTGGCAAGAAAAATTTAAGGATTTAGAAAGAGATCTTCTCACATATTTCCAGCCCACAATGGAGCCACATCCCACACAAAATATGTCAACAACAGTGTGGATTCCAGTCATCATCAACCTATCTTCTTTCTCCCCAACATTAACATTCACACTATCATCAAGGAGATGAATGGCATCAGCTACAATTTGTAGAATGAGCACAAGAGAAAAGTATAGTCTCGACTATCAGAAAACTGTCCTCCCAAGAATTCAAGATGAAATATATAACGGTTCCCATAAGAAAACAAAATGATCACCAAAAAATTTGGGATTTCAAAAGTAAAGAAATAAGATACAGGGGTATATGATCCTTCTTGCTCTCTTACGCTAGATTTTACCAAGGCAATATTACAAGTTAACTCTGTAATGACATGGTCCAAAACTTATGAAACTCAATAGAAAATAAGAATCGGAGAGCCCTTACACATTATCAAAGAGGTAAGCCTTCCCATGCTTGCAGTGGAAAGACTAAAGGCACAGAAAGAAATGAAGGGTCAGGATTCACACATATGAGATCCATAATTGATGTTAAATAGGAAAAGTTTAAATGAAAGCGTATATTGATTGAagaataaatcaacttcaagtgCAAATTTCGAAGGGACAAAAGGGAAAGCAATATCTAACTCAAATGTGCAGCTTCCCTGCAgcatttataaatatatgaagtgAAGAAAACTAAATGATTAGACCTCCAGATAAAATGAAACTGAACACCAATTAAAGTATCACGCATCAACAGCCTGGAAATGGTTATTTTTCAGTCGTGAATAACAAATAGTTAATTAAGTGATAATCAATGTCAGTTTATTTCGCTAACTAATCGAACAATATTCCAGGCTGTTGATGCATAATATCCAGTCTATTTAGCAAGAAATCTGGTGGCAACGATCTCACAGAAGGCCGGAGAATTTGCATATATACGAATATAACTAAATAACagagaataaaaataaattattccttaAAAATGAACACTGTAAACTATAAACTTCAAAGAGAAATAAATGGATACATCTTAAAAGCCATACTCGTTTTCTGAAAATGTAAATTTTTCTGTTTTATTGGTTAAGGGGGAAACATATCATGACACAATTCAAGAAATTTTATCGGTCACTTGTGCAGAGTTATACAATTGAGTAGAGCAAAATATCTATGCTCTCTTCACACCACATTATAAGAATCTAAAAATTGCTCAATTTTCGACTTCTAGCAAATTTGGGGGGCTTATTAATGGAAATTTTATGAGAACAATT
The Primulina eburnea isolate SZY01 chromosome 5, ASM2296580v1, whole genome shotgun sequence genome window above contains:
- the LOC140831634 gene encoding protein yippee-like At3g08990, yielding MGKVFLIFLEGNLYSCKYCQAHLGLAKDILSKSFHCKHGKAYLFDNVVNVNVGEKEDRLMMTGIHTVVDIFCVGCGSIVGWKYEAAQDKNQKYKEGKFILERFKVLGPDGSEYVLSENVHMAGSDADDA